Below is a window of Picosynechococcus sp. PCC 7002 DNA.
TGGGATCGTCGGGGGCGGGCAAAACGACCTTAGTCAATTTATTACCTCGTTTTTATAATCCGGTGGCCGGAAGAATTTTTATTGATGGCATTGATACTAGCACCGTCACCCTCAAAAGTTTGCGTCAGCAGATCGGCATTGTCCCCCAGGAAACAGTACTTTTTTCCGGAACGATCGCCCAAAATATCGCTTTCGGTCAAACGGAATTTAGCTTGGAACAGGTAGAGGCGGCGGCCAAAATTGCCAATGCCCACCAATTTATCTCGGAATTCTCCCAGGGCTACCACACCTATGTAGGGGAACGGGGCGTTAATCTCTCTGGTGGTCAACGGCAACGGGTGGCGATCGCCAGGGCTGTTTTACTCAATCCCCGCATTTTGATCCTCGATGAGGCCACCTCCGCTCTCGATGCGGAGTCGGAAGCCCTGGTGCAGGAAGCCTTGGAACGGATTATGCAAGACCGCACCGTGTTTGTAATTGCCCACCGTCTCGCCACTGTCCGCAGCAGTGATCGCATTATCGTTTTAGACCAAGGAGAAATTGTCGAGTCGGGTACCCACGAGGAACTACTCGCCCACCAGGGTCGCTATGCCCAATTCCATGCCCAACAGTTTGCCTAAATGGTAAGGGCAATTTTTCCTGTGGTGGAACCCTGTTCAATCAGGGCATGGGCTTTTACTGCTTCAGCCAGAGGAAACGCTTGGCCTAGGTGAATATTGAGTTTCCCGGCCTCAAACCATTGGGTACATTGCCGGAGAATATCGGCCTGGTGCATTTGGGCCGCCACATCCCCGGTAAGCATGGGCGTTAGCATCAGTTCTAGGCTAATCCGTAAATTTTTTAAGCGTGCTTGTTTGAGATTGCCAAGCTGAAAATCTGGTTCAAGGATCGTCACCAAATCGCCGTAGGTTTTCACCGCTGGCACTGTCTCCCAAAAGACTTGGCCACCGACAGTATCAAAGGCCACATCAACCCCAGCCCCATCGGTCAACTTGTGTATCGTTTCGGTCACATCCACGTCGCGGTACAAAATTGCTTCATCGGCCCCATATTGCCGCGCTAGTCTCGCCTTGTCGGGGGTACTCACCGTCGTGAAGACCGTTGCGCCCCAAAGTTTTGCCAGTTGAATTGCCACATGGCCCACGCCACCCGCCCCGGCATGGATCAGCACCGTTTGGCCAGATTGCAACCGGGCGCGATCGCCTAAAGCTTCCCAGGCCGTGATCAAGACGAGGGGAGCTGCTGCCGCCGCCGCAAAGGATAAATTTTCTGGTTTTTTCGCAATGAATCGGGCATCGACCACCGCATATTCGGCGTAATTTCCGGTGCCTGCTTTCCCCAATCCGCCGTCGCAGAAATAGACGGCATCACCCACGGTAAAATTTTCGACATCACGGCCCGCCGCCTCAATTATCCCGGCCCCGTCACAACCGAGAATTGCTGGGAGGGGATCATCGTAAAACGTGCCCCGACTACGGACTTTTGCATCAATGGGATTCACCCCCGCCGCCTGGAGTTTCACAAGGACTTGCTGGGGGGTTGTGATCTGCGGTTGTGGCACCTCAATAAGCTGGAGGACATCGGGGCGCCCCGCTGCGGTCATGGCGATCGCCTTCATTGCGGATTTTTAAAAACTAAACTGCGATTTCAATCTAAATCAGATCATAACGGTGACAAACCATCGCAAACACCGCCGCCATCAGGGTAATTCCCAAGGCGATCGCCGGATGTTGCCCCTGGCCCACTGCAAAGGAAGTGGCCACCCCAGCCCCTAAACCAGCCACAAGGCCAGCTTGGATATAGTCTTTTTTAGTATTGCCGTTATACATAGGAATTAATCTTGAAATGGACGAATTAAAGCGTTTTAAAAGGATTTTCCAACGGGAATTTCGCCCTTCAAATTAACACCCGAACTTTGCGGCCTTAGCGACCACGCAATTAAGGTTTAGATTTAGCGACATTTCTTAATAAGCGCGGCGATCCTTTAAAATGTGTAGCGAAAGAAACCTTAAAATAATTGTTAAAATCCCCCCTATGACCACCTCCTATAAAGTAGAGATTAAACATCGCGGCAACACCTACACCATCGACGTTCCAGAAGATCAAACAATCCTCGATGTTGCCCATGCCAACAATATTGATCTCCCCACCTCCTGTGGTGCTGGGGTCTGTACGACCTGTGCGGCACTGATTACCGAAGGCAGTGTCAGTCGTGAAGAGGGGATCGGACTTTCTCCTGAGCTGCAAGACGAAGGCTATGCACTGCTCTGCGTTGCTTACCCCCGTTCTGACGTCAAGCTAGAATCAGATAAGGAAGAAATGGTCTACGATCGCCAATTTGGTAAGAGCGCCTAAGTTCTTTCTCCACTTCAACCCATCCAATTCGGGGAGTGATTCCCCATTTTTTTTAGCTGAGATCCGTATGGTTACTGTGAAACCGCTGCCTCACAAACAGTTCAAGTATGTATTGTCCCGTTGGCGTCGTTGGATCCGGTATTGGTACCTCAAAGTGTTACGGCAAGAAGGCACACCAGAGGCGATCGCCAGGGGTTGGGCTTGCGGGGCATTTGCCGGGAGTTTTCCGCTTTTCGGTCTCCAGACAATCATTGGTCTACTTCTGGCTACGGTTTTTAATGGCAACAAACTGACGGCGGCGGCGGGCACCTGGGTGAGTAATCCCCTGACCTATGTGCCCATTTTTTACTTCAACTTTCAGGTGGGAGAAGTACTACTCCAACAGCCGATCACCTTTGATGAAGCCCAGCTAGAATCCTGGTCTGATTTGAGTCTGGCGGGGATGAATTTTATCAGCACCCTATTTATCGGCTGTACGGTGGTTGGTGTGGGTTTGGCGGTGGCGGTCTATTTCCTCTCTCTCTGGCTAATATATCGTTGGCGATCGCTCCGGGCGACCCGGCAGTTCCAGCGGCGGCAACCTCCCCATGACCATCATCGATAGAAAATTAATTAATCAACATCTCAAGGATTTTCCTGGGGCCTCGTTCCCCGACAAGCGATTCCTCAAGCCAACATTTCTTTTCTTCCCAAGCCTATGGCATTCCTGAACTTTGCAAAACCCGGTTATCCCCTCGTCCTGGCAGCCTTTAAGGACAATCCAGAACAGGGACACCGTCAACTCATTAACGCCCTCCATTGGTTGGAGCGATCGCCGGATTTGCTTTGGAGTCGCCTGGCAAAGGAGCAGATGGTCGCGGAATTTTGCGTCCAAAATCCGCGCTTAAGCCAGACCCTCTGGGGCCTCGATTTTCCGAATCCGGTGGGACTTTCGGCGGGCTGTGATAAAGATGCAATGGCGGCAGGGATGTGGTCACGCTTTGGTTTCGGGTTTGCGGAAATGGGCGCAGTGACGCTCCATGCCCAACCGGGAAATCCTCTACCAAGGCTGTTTCGTTTACCTGCTGACCAAGCGGCCCTTAATCGTTTGGGCGCGAATAATCTAGGGGCCGCCGTGATGGCGAAAACCCTAGGGGAAAGTTGGCAAATCGAACCCCGCACCATTCCCATCGGCATTAACCTCTGTAAGTCAAAGGTGACGCCCCTTGAGGCCGCAGCCCAGGATTATCTGGGGAGCTTTGAGGCATTGCAAGCGGTGGCCGATTACTTTGTGGTGAATGTGAGTTCTCCCAATACCCCAGGCTTGCGATCACTGCAAGGTGGGGAACAAATTCAACCGATCCTTGAAACACTTCAGCAAGCCAATCACAAACAACAGCCGATTTTTATTAAAATTTCCCCGGATCTCGACTGGGAGGCGATCGCCAATATCGTAAAAATTGCCCAGGATTATCAACTTGCTGGGATTATTGCCACCAACACCACCACCAGACGGGACGGCCTCAAGACCCAAATCCTCGAAAAAACTGGCAATCCCGTCACCGAGGAAGCGGGGGGGATCAGTGGCGCGCCCGTGCGTCAACGTTCCACCGAAGTAATTCGTTTTATCTACGGACAAACCCAAGGCAGCTTGCCGATTATCGGTGTTGGGGGGATTTTTACCGCTGACCATGCCTGGGAAAAAATGACGGCTGGCGCGAGTTTGCTGCAGCTTTATACAGGCTGGATTTACAAAGGCCCCTGGATTATCCCCAATATCCTCCGGGGTCTGCTGGAAAAATTAGAGACCCACAACCTCAATCACATTTCCGAGGCGATTGGGATGGCCAACAAGCACAACTAGCAAATTACTGTTGACTGCCATCTGTCTATGGCAAGATAGGAGTGATTTTTTCGGACATGATTCTATGTTTCGTCGCTCCCAACGTCGTCATCCGTTCAAGACTTATATTGCGGAACCCTTGGTGAATGCTTTGGCCCCCTGGTGGGGGATCGATTGGTGGCTCATGACAGTCACCGTTGGCCTCACGGTCTTGGCTGGTCTGGCGATCCGCAGTGCCCAGCTCAATATTGGTTCGACGGACTGGTGGCAACATTGGGTCACTGGTGGTGTGGGTCTAGGGGTTTGTTTGGCGATCGCCCGTTCCCGTTACCAAACGATGATTGTCGGCCATTGGTTAGTCTATGGCCTGAGTATTTTGTCCCTGATCGCTGTGTTATTCATTGGGGTGAGTGCCAACGGTGCCCAGAGCTGGATTAACGTGGCGGGCTTCCATGTGCAACCCTCGGAATTTGCCAAGGTGAGTTTAATTCTTTCCCTAGCGGCGACCCTCCACCAAGATACGGCGGCACGGTTGCCCATGTTACTAAAGGTGTTTGTGATTGCGGCGATCCCTGGCAGTCTAATTTTGCTCCAGGATCTTGGCACCTCGCTGGTTTTCGGGGCGATCACCCTGGGGATGCTCTACTGGGCCAATGCCAATTTTGGCTGGATTCTCCTGATTATCTCGCCCATTGTGTCGGCTATTTTGTTTGGGGTTGCTTTTCCCGTCTGGCTGATTTGGTTTGGCTTAATGGGGCTGACGGCTTGGTTAACGCTTCCTTGGCGCTGGCTCGGCACCGTTGGGGCAATGGCGGGCAATGCGATCGCCGGGGTCGGGGCTGGCATCCTCTGGAATATGCTCCAACCCTACCAAAAAGACCGTCTCACCCTTTTCCTCAATCCAGAACAGGATGCCCTTGGGGGCGGCTATCACCTCATCCAATCGCGCATTGCCATTGGCTCTGGTCAACTGTGGGGCACGGGTCTTTACCATGGCTCCCAAACCCAGCTTAACTACGTCCCGGAACAACACACGGACTTTATTTTTTCGGTGGTTGGCGAAGAATTAGGCTTTATGGGGGCGATCGCCGTGATGTTTTTATTTTGGCTGTTGTGCCTACGCCTGATCCGCATTGCCTGCAAAACCGAGGATAATTTTGGTTCCCTCATCGCCGTCGGGGTGCTGTCGATGGTGTTGTTCCAGGTCTTGATTAATGTCGGTATGACCATTGGCATTGCGCCCATTACCGGGATTCCCCTCCCCTGGCTGAGCTATGGCCGATCCTCTCTCCTCACCAATTTCATCGCCATTGGCCTGGTGCAGTCCGTCGCCAACCGCACCCCCTAGAGGTCCCCAAAGGCATCTAGTACCGCTTCGAGGGCGATCGCCGCATGGGTGTAATGGGTGCCCCCCTGACAAAAGACAATATAGGGCTCCCGCAGTGGCCCATCCGCCGATAACTCCGAGGTACTGCCATCAATAAATGTCCCCCCAGCCATCACTAAATCACTGGCATAACCGGGCATTGGTGCTGGCACCGGATCGAGGTAAGAACCGATGGGTGAAAATTTTTGCCAAGCTCGACAAAAGGCCAACAATTTCTCCGGAGAACCCAACCGAATCGCCTGAATTACATCCTGGCGTTTTTCTAGGGGATGGGGCTGCACCTCATAGCCCAAGTCAGCAAACACCGTGGCCACCAAATGAGTGCATTTCACAGCCTCAGCTACCATCTGGGGCGCAAGAAATAATCCCTGATATAACAGCCGATTTTGATCATAGGTTGCCCCCCCGTGACTCCCAATGCCCGGTGCCGTAAGCCGACAGGCCGCTTTTTCAACCAGATCTGCTTTACCCGCTAAATAACCGCCGCCCGTGACAATGGTGCCCCCCGGATTTTTGATGAGTGATCCCGCCATGAGATCCGCACCCACAGCGGTGGGTTCCTGGGTTTCGATAAATTCTCCATAGCAATTGTCCACAAAGCAAACGGTGTCCGGATTCTGGGCTTTGACAATTTCAACAATGCGCTGAATCTCAGCCGTAGAAAGACTCTTGCGCCAGGAATAACCACAGGAACGTTGTATTAGAGCCAAACGGGTTTCTGGGCGAATTGCGATCTTGAGGGCCTCCCAATCGATTTCTCCCGTGGGGGTGAGTTCTAACTGCCGATAACCAATGCCAAATTCCGCCAGGGAACCTTGACCTTCCTCCCGCAAACCAATTACTTCCTCAAGGGTGTCATAGGGGGCACCCGCCACGGCGAGCATTTCATCCCCCGGACGCAAGACACCATACAAGGCAGCGGCGATCGCATGGGTTCCTGAAACCAACTGCACCCGCACCAGAGCCGCTTCTGCGCCCATCACCTCCGCATAAACTTGATCGAGGGTATCCCGCCCCAGATCCCCGTGGCCGTAACCGCTGACACTGCTGAAATGGTGGACGCCCACCCGATATTTCTGAAAGGCTCCCAAAACTTTGCGGAGATTGGTTTGGGTTTGTTGGTCAATGGCTTGGAAGGTGGGGGTCAGGGTGGCGATCGCCCGGCGAACAATCTCAGCAGAATTCATAAAAAAACGAACAGCAAAAAATTAAGAGCGAGCCAATCATACCAAGCCCCCAAACTTCTAACCTAGGGAATGGACGCCCCGATAATTCCGCGCTAAAATTCAGCAAATCTTGATTAAATTCGTAAATAAATGTTAAATTTAAATCTGATTTAACGAAGAAAATACCCGGTTACATCTAAAAGTAAAGTTTAGAAAACACCCAAGCGCTATTTCAGCCCAAAGTTCCGAATTTTCAAGATTTTTGTGCTTCGCTTTGAAAGACTTCTCCGACGATAGGCACTGTCTTTCTAAAGTGTTCTTATCTTCCCTTTGCTGAGCCGTGCTTGTGTTTATCATGTAGGACAGTGGAAAAAATACGGAGCCTCCGCATACCATGTCCCACAGTACAATTTCCAGAAAGGATATTTCATGACTGTTGCCACTTCCCAAAAACTCCCCCTAGATTGGACAACGATTATCTATTTCAGCTTGATCCATCTAGTCGCCCTCCTTGCCTTTTTACCCGGTAACTTTAGTTGGCAAGCCGTGGGCGTCTTTTTATTGTTTCACTGGATTACCGGCGGCATTGGAATTACCCTAGGGTTCCATCGCCTCGTGTCCCACCGTAGCTTTGAAGTACCAAAGTGGCTTGAGTATTTCTTGATTTTCTGTGGCACCCTCGCCTGTCAGGGGGGGCCGATTGACTGGATTGGGCTACACCGCATCCACCACAAACATTCTGACAACACACCCGATCCCCATGACTCCAATAAAGGCTTCTGGTGGAGTCACATCGGTTGGATGCTGTTTGAAATTCCTGCCCGTGGCGATATTGATCGCTACATCAAAGACATTAAGGACGATCCTTTCTATAATTTTTGCCAAAAATACATGGTTCTCATCCAGGTGGCCTTGGGTTTAGCCCTTTATGCCTGGGGAGAAGCCTGGGTCGGTAACGGCTGGTCTTTCGTGATTTGGGGCGTGTTTCTCCGCCTTGCCGTGGTTTTCCACTGTACCTGGTTTGTGAATAGTGCCACCCATAAATTTGGCTATAAAAGCCATGAGTCCAACGACCACTCCAAGAACTGCTGGTGGGTTGCCCTTGTCACCTACGGCGAAGGTTGGCACAACAATCACCATGCCTATCAATATTCCGCGCGCCATGGCCTCAACTGGTGGGAAATTGATATGACTTGGATGACAATTCGTTTCCTACAAGCCTTGGGATTGGCCAAAAATATTCGTCTCGCTCCGGCCAAGTAACAAAAATAACGACCATCCTGGAAAGTTAAGTTGTTGTAGATGTCCTTTGAAAAGGGGGCATCTTTTTATTTTTGGCTTTTGGCAAGACTCATTACTTCTTGGATATTGAAGAATCTATATCTATGCCGCCCCAAAGCCTCGCTCCAATGCCGTGAACAACGGTGTCATTTAGGGGCAAGATCAAGCCAATTTCAAGGGTCTTAGGGGAGTGAGGGCGGCAAAAATATTTGGCAAAATCAGCCTTTATCCCCTAAAATGGGTTATTAAGAAAGGTAAACTTTTCTCACATTTGTCTAGATTCACTATCATTTTTTGCCTAGAACCTAGACGAAAGTAAGGTGTTTCATCAAATAAACACCCGAAATTATATGTAATTTTTTGTTGCTTACTATTTTGGAGACTTCGTCCTTATGACTATTGCAGTCGGACGCGCGCCCCAGGAACGAGGCTGGTTTGATGTCCTCGATGACTGGTTGAAGCGAGATCGATTTGTCTTCGTCGGTTGGTCCGGTATCCTCCTGTTCCCCTGCGCCTTCATGGCTCTCGGTGGCTGGTTGACTGGTACCACCTTCGTTACTTCTTGGTACACCCACGGATTAGCATCCTCTTATCTCGAAGGGTGTAACTTCCTGACTGTTGCTGTATCCAGCCCTGCTGACAGCCT
It encodes the following:
- a CDS encoding acyl-CoA desaturase, which encodes MTVATSQKLPLDWTTIIYFSLIHLVALLAFLPGNFSWQAVGVFLLFHWITGGIGITLGFHRLVSHRSFEVPKWLEYFLIFCGTLACQGGPIDWIGLHRIHHKHSDNTPDPHDSNKGFWWSHIGWMLFEIPARGDIDRYIKDIKDDPFYNFCQKYMVLIQVALGLALYAWGEAWVGNGWSFVIWGVFLRLAVVFHCTWFVNSATHKFGYKSHESNDHSKNCWWVALVTYGEGWHNNHHAYQYSARHGLNWWEIDMTWMTIRFLQALGLAKNIRLAPAK
- a CDS encoding methionine gamma-lyase family protein, with translation MNSAEIVRRAIATLTPTFQAIDQQTQTNLRKVLGAFQKYRVGVHHFSSVSGYGHGDLGRDTLDQVYAEVMGAEAALVRVQLVSGTHAIAAALYGVLRPGDEMLAVAGAPYDTLEEVIGLREEGQGSLAEFGIGYRQLELTPTGEIDWEALKIAIRPETRLALIQRSCGYSWRKSLSTAEIQRIVEIVKAQNPDTVCFVDNCYGEFIETQEPTAVGADLMAGSLIKNPGGTIVTGGGYLAGKADLVEKAACRLTAPGIGSHGGATYDQNRLLYQGLFLAPQMVAEAVKCTHLVATVFADLGYEVQPHPLEKRQDVIQAIRLGSPEKLLAFCRAWQKFSPIGSYLDPVPAPMPGYASDLVMAGGTFIDGSTSELSADGPLREPYIVFCQGGTHYTHAAIALEAVLDAFGDL
- the rodA gene encoding rod shape-determining protein RodA — translated: MFRRSQRRHPFKTYIAEPLVNALAPWWGIDWWLMTVTVGLTVLAGLAIRSAQLNIGSTDWWQHWVTGGVGLGVCLAIARSRYQTMIVGHWLVYGLSILSLIAVLFIGVSANGAQSWINVAGFHVQPSEFAKVSLILSLAATLHQDTAARLPMLLKVFVIAAIPGSLILLQDLGTSLVFGAITLGMLYWANANFGWILLIISPIVSAILFGVAFPVWLIWFGLMGLTAWLTLPWRWLGTVGAMAGNAIAGVGAGILWNMLQPYQKDRLTLFLNPEQDALGGGYHLIQSRIAIGSGQLWGTGLYHGSQTQLNYVPEQHTDFIFSVVGEELGFMGAIAVMFLFWLLCLRLIRIACKTEDNFGSLIAVGVLSMVLFQVLINVGMTIGIAPITGIPLPWLSYGRSSLLTNFIAIGLVQSVANRTP
- a CDS encoding DUF2062 domain-containing protein, with the protein product MVTVKPLPHKQFKYVLSRWRRWIRYWYLKVLRQEGTPEAIARGWACGAFAGSFPLFGLQTIIGLLLATVFNGNKLTAAAGTWVSNPLTYVPIFYFNFQVGEVLLQQPITFDEAQLESWSDLSLAGMNFISTLFIGCTVVGVGLAVAVYFLSLWLIYRWRSLRATRQFQRRQPPHDHHR
- a CDS encoding zinc-dependent alcohol dehydrogenase family protein is translated as MKAIAMTAAGRPDVLQLIEVPQPQITTPQQVLVKLQAAGVNPIDAKVRSRGTFYDDPLPAILGCDGAGIIEAAGRDVENFTVGDAVYFCDGGLGKAGTGNYAEYAVVDARFIAKKPENLSFAAAAAAPLVLITAWEALGDRARLQSGQTVLIHAGAGGVGHVAIQLAKLWGATVFTTVSTPDKARLARQYGADEAILYRDVDVTETIHKLTDGAGVDVAFDTVGGQVFWETVPAVKTYGDLVTILEPDFQLGNLKQARLKNLRISLELMLTPMLTGDVAAQMHQADILRQCTQWFEAGKLNIHLGQAFPLAEAVKAHALIEQGSTTGKIALTI
- a CDS encoding quinone-dependent dihydroorotate dehydrogenase, with translation MAFLNFAKPGYPLVLAAFKDNPEQGHRQLINALHWLERSPDLLWSRLAKEQMVAEFCVQNPRLSQTLWGLDFPNPVGLSAGCDKDAMAAGMWSRFGFGFAEMGAVTLHAQPGNPLPRLFRLPADQAALNRLGANNLGAAVMAKTLGESWQIEPRTIPIGINLCKSKVTPLEAAAQDYLGSFEALQAVADYFVVNVSSPNTPGLRSLQGGEQIQPILETLQQANHKQQPIFIKISPDLDWEAIANIVKIAQDYQLAGIIATNTTTRRDGLKTQILEKTGNPVTEEAGGISGAPVRQRSTEVIRFIYGQTQGSLPIIGVGGIFTADHAWEKMTAGASLLQLYTGWIYKGPWIIPNILRGLLEKLETHNLNHISEAIGMANKHN
- a CDS encoding 2Fe-2S iron-sulfur cluster-binding protein encodes the protein MTTSYKVEIKHRGNTYTIDVPEDQTILDVAHANNIDLPTSCGAGVCTTCAALITEGSVSREEGIGLSPELQDEGYALLCVAYPRSDVKLESDKEEMVYDRQFGKSA